TTATAGTATATTGAAATATTTAAATTTAACGGAGGTGAAAAGGGCAATTCCTCCCCTCACTGAAGGAAGGGTCTCCTTGCCCAGTTAAGATGAAATATATTCTTGATGCGTCAGCAATCATATCGGGAGTTGCAGCAGAAGGTGTAACAGCACAGTCTGTGGCTGAAGAAATAAGAGAGGAAAATCTTAGACTCAAGCTTGAGATTGCTTTAAGTGAAGGAAGTTTGAAAATCCTAACTCCGGAAAAGAAATACATTGAGAAGGTAAAAAGAGTTTCTCAATCCACAGGAGATTCAATACTGCTGTCCAGAGCTGATATAGAACTTCTGGGTCTTGCTCTCCAGCTGGGTGAGGGTTATATCATTATGAGTGATGACTATGCTCTTCAGAATCTTGCCGAAGTGCTGAAACTGAAATATGTGGGAATAAAGGAGAAGGGTATAGAGAAGGTTTTTATCTGGAGGAACTACTGCAGAAGTTGCGGGAAAGAGTATCCATTGGGATATACACCTTCATGTGATGTATGCGGCGGCAAGGTAGTGAGAAAACTAAGGAAAAGATTAAATAAGAAATGAATAATGTAGTAATTATGCGTAATATCTCGGAGATTATAAAAAAGGCCAGAGAACTTAAACAGAAGGGTTTCACTACAGGTGAGATAGCAGATGAACTCAATGTTTCAAGAGAAACCGCGCTCTGGCTTGTTACCCATTCCGAAGAAGAAAAGGATAGCATGCCCAGAGATATCTTTATAGATTGGCAGAGAATAGGCTCGAATCCGCTGATAATAAAAAATATGGCTGTTGCCATGTCAATATTAATTGAAGAGGTGGTGGAAGAAAAATCTCTCCCTAGGCCAGAAGTTATTGCTGGAATTGCTGTAAGTGGAGTACCTCTTGCTACCTTTATTGCAGA
This window of the archaeon BMS3Bbin15 genome carries:
- the pyrE_2 gene encoding orotate phosphoribosyltransferase, with the protein product MNNVVIMRNISEIIKKARELKQKGFTTGEIADELNVSRETALWLVTHSEEEKDSMPRDIFIDWQRIGSNPLIIKNMAVAMSILIEEVVEEKSLPRPEVIAGIAVSGVPLATFIAEQLGAALAVMRPKKHLWEPEKKSRTSGFLLSNFSDVTGKNVVIVDDIATTGNTIRDSIRFLQREGAKPLAAVVLIDKKGLKEVDGRPVRALVSIGIVKDLGK